Within Paenibacillus sp. RUD330, the genomic segment ATCGAAAATGCTCCGCTCATCCGGACCGACAACCTCCCGCAGCTCATCCTTCATCTGCTCGATCTCGACCTTGGAGGTGCGGATGCCTTCGTACAGCCGCTCGAATTCGCGGGCGAGATCCGCGACGTCGATTCTTTGCTCCGGCAAATCCCATTCCCAGTTCGGCAGGACAAAACATTTCCCGATCGCGATCCCGGAAGAAGCTCCGATTCCTTGCATCATGGCCTAATCCCTCCAACATGACTATCCTTGCGTTCTTTCAGCATCACGGACATGACCGACGACTGCCCCTTCTTCACCGACTTGAAGGCTCCGAAGCCCCAGGAGCGGACCAGCTGGGAATTCGTGATGACCATCGGTGTGGCCAGCGACTTGCTTTCCGCCCGCAGCTTCTGCAGATCAAAGGAAATGAGCAGCTGGCCCGGCGCAACATCATCGCCTTCCTTCACGGCGGCCTGGAAATAGCTGCCGTCCTTGAGCGAGGAGGTGTCGATTCCGATATGGAGCAGCACCTCCAGCCCTTCCCCGGTGCGGAGCCCGATGGCATGCATCGTCGGGTATAAAATGATGACCTTGCCGCGCACCGGCGCCACCAGCTCGCCCCTGTCCGGCAGGAAGGCGACTCCGTCTCCGACAAGCTTGCCGGAGAAGATCGGATCCGGTACCTCCTCCAGCGGAATCATCCTGCCTTGTACCGGGGAGCTGAATAAAACCTGGGCGGAGTCCCGCTGCATCGTCTTGACGATTTCTTCCCGGATCAGCTCCGAGAACGTGCCGAATACAATCTGCACGTTGCCTCCGCCGAGCCGGATGACGCCGGCGGCTCCCAGATCCCGCAGCGCCGTGTTGTCCAGCAGGCGATCGTTCTTCAGCTTCAGCCGCAGGCGCGTGATGCAGGCTTCCATCGTATCGAGATTGGCCTTGCCCCCGATCGCCTGGAGGATGAGCGGCGCCCGGGACGGGATATCCTCGGCCCAGTCGTCGAGAGCCGATCCTTCCTCGCGGCCCGGCGTCGGGATCCGGAAGCGCCGGATCGCCCAGCGGAACAATCCATAGTACAGGATGAACACGATCACGCCGATCGGAAGCAGCAGCCATCCCTTCGTTGCCAGATGCATGTTCAGGATGTAATCGATGGCTCCGGCCGAGAAAGAGAATCCGTGCAGGATGCCCAGCTCGTATACCAGCCACATGATGACGCCGGACAGCAGCGCATGGATGACGAACAGGTAGGGCGCGACGAACAGGAAGGCGAATTCCACCGGCTCGGAGACGCCGGTCAGGAACGACGCCAGCGCAGCCGTCAGGAACGTCTTGCGGATCTTCGGCTTGAGGTCCTCCCTGGCCTCCTGGATGATGGCGATGGCGATGGCCGGCAGCGCGAACATCATCGTCGGATACAAGCCCGCCATGAACGCTCCGGCCGTCGGGTCTCCTGCAAAAAATCTCGGCAGGTCCCCGTTCACCATCTCGCCTGACGGAAGCCGGTAGCCGCCGACCTGGAACCAGAAAACGTGGTTGAGCAGATGATGAAGCCCGAACACGACGAGAATGCGGTGCAGGAAGCCGTAGAGGAATACCCCGAAGCCCCCCGCCGAGGAGACGACATCTCCGAGCAGCAGCAGTCCTTTGCCGAGCAGCGGAGCGATTCCGATCATCGCGACCGAGAACAGCACCGAGACGAAGCTGACGAAGAGAGGGACGAAACGAGGCCCTCCGAAAAATTGTATGTACTCGGGCAGCCGGATAGATTTGAATCGTTCATAGCTGTATCCCGAAAGCATGCCGATGAGCGCTCCGATCAGGACGGTCGGCTCGATATCGTAGTGGCTGTACTTGACGATGCCCGTATAGATGAACATGCCCGCCAGCGCCGACAAGGCCGATGCTCCCCCGTTGCTGGAGGTTCCCCAGGCAACGCCGGCAGCGAACAAATACGGCAGGAAGGCGAACAGCGAATAGCCGGCAACGGATAAATATTCCCCCAGCGACGGCAGTCCGAGCGTTTCCCATGGAAGCGTGCTTAAGCTCAGGCAGATGGCTGCGGCAGGCAGAATGATCATCGGCAGCATGACCGCACGGCCGAGCTGCTGCAGATTGCCCATGAATTTCATGCTGGACCTCCTATTCCGATCGCTCGCGCGGCCGCATATGAACGGCTCCGCCCGAGGTCTATGAGTATGGTAAGCGTTTCATTTCCCTTTGTCAAAAGCAAAAAGGCAGGCCCTCAAAGGTCCTGCCCCATGCCGGCACATTCGAGAAAGGCAGCGTCGCGAGGCAGACGCTCCTCCAGTCAGGCTAGCCGCCGATCGTTGGCCGGAGAATGGAATCCTCGACCTTGATGCAGCGGTCCATGATGACCGTCAAGCCGCCAGCCCGGGCGATGTCGGCCGCTTCCTCGCTGTAGACGCCGAGCTGCAGCCAGAGCACCTTGGCGCCGGCCTGCACCGCTTCGCGTGCGATCGCAGGCGTGAACTCGCTGCGCCTGAAGACGTTCACGATGCCGATCGGCTCCGGCACGTCCAGCAGAGAGGCGTAGCTGGTCTCGCCGAGTATGGCGGGAGCGGCGGGGTTGACCGGGATGATCCGGTAGCCCCGATCCTTCATGGCGGCGGATACGGAATGGGATGTCCGCTCCGGATTGTCGGACAGTCCGACGACGGCAACGACAGGATTCTGTTCGAGAAGCTTCTTGATTTCGTCCCTGGCGGGATTTTCAAAAGCCATTTGCAAGCCCTCCCTTTCAAGTTAACTTAACCATGATAGAGATTATTTACTTGGATTCCGTCCATTCCACCTGCGCGCCGAGCGCCTGCAGATGGTCGAAATAGATCGGATAGGACTTCGCGACATGATGCGCATCCTTGATCCGCAGCGGCTTGCGGCAGCGCAGGCCGACGACAGTCAGCGCCATGATGACCCGGTGGTCGTAATGGGCGTTGATCTCGACGCCGCCCTCGAGCCCTTCCGGCTTGCCGTGCACGATGATCTCGTCGCGCTTCTCCTCGACGTCGGCGCCGGCCTTGCGGAGCTCCGCCAAGTAGTCGGTGATGCGGTCGCATTCCTTGTAGCGGAGATTCTCGACATTGTAGAACCGGGAGGTGCCTTCGGCGTGGACGGCGGCCGCGACCATGGCCAGCACCGCGTCGGTCGCCGCGTCCCCGTCGAATTCTACCGCCTTGAGGCGTCCGTTGCCGCGCACCCGGATGTCGCCGTCCTTGTGCTCCAGAGGCACCTCCATCATGCGGAGCACGTCGACGACCGCGCGCTCGCCCTGGCGGCTCTTCTCCGGCAATCCGTGGATGACGATATCCGAGCGGGTGACGGCGGCCGCCGCGAGCACGGCAGCCGATCCGGGATAATCCCCCTGAACCCGGTACGTCCGCGCGGCATAGCGCTGCCCGCCGGGAATTCGGTAGCTCATGAGGTCTTCGGACGCTTCGACGACGATTCCCGCCTCCTCCAGCACTTCGAGCGTCTGCCCGATCACGACCTTGGACTTGAGGTCGTGCAGCACCTCGATCTCGCTGTCCTCCTGGAGGAGCGGCGCAAGGAACAGCAGCGCGCTCAGGAACTGCGAGCTGACGCTGCCCGATACGGCGATGCGGCCGCCCTTGGCGCTTCCGCCGCGGATCGTGATCGGCAGCTTGCCTTCATGATCGTCCACCTCGACGCCCATCTGGCGCAAGGAATCGATCAGGTCATGATGCGGGCGCTTGCCGAGCGAGTCGGGGTAGGCGTTCACGAACGTCACCTCCGGGCAGAGAGCGGCAATGCCCATCAGGAAGCGGAGCACCGCTCCAGCGTTGCCTACATTGAGCTCCTTCACATCGCGCGGGCGGCTGCCGAAGCCCTTGATGACGATCTTCTCGTCATCCTCCTGAAGCTCGGCTCCGAGGTCGCGGATGCAGCGGCGCATGGCGTCGCTGTCCTCGCTATGCGCCGGATAGTAGATCGTGCTGGTTCCTTCGGCCAGGGCGGCGACAAGCAAGTACCGCGTCGTGTAGTTTTTGGATGAAAGCGCCTGGATGCTGCCCTTGAGCTCCGGCGTAGGCGTTACGATCACGTCCATTGGAGTGTATTCCCCTTTATGCTGGATTGAATGGAATTATTCTGAAACGCGGTAAAGCCCTGAAGTCCCGAGATAGCCCGACAGCACGGATTCGGCGACGGCGCCGGGATCCAGGCCGTCCGTATCCACGCTCAGCTGGGCGAAGTCGTAGGCACCGCTGCGGGCTTTCATGAGCTCGCGCACTTTGGCCGCCGGGTCTCCTGCAAGCAGAGGTCTGGCCGTGTCGCCGGCGACCCTCTCCACGATGACGGCTTCGCTCGCTCGCAGTGCGGCCACGAAGCCATGCCGCAGCATCAGCTCGCGGTTCGCTTCCGACAGCACCGTTCCTCCGCCCGTGGCGATGACGAGAGGCGTGTCCGCTGTCAGCAGCCGGGTCAATGCCCGGGTTTCGGCTTGGCGGAAATAAGGCTCGCCATGCCGGGCGAACAGCTCCGCAATGGAGCAGCCTTCCGCGGCGACCACCTCGGAATCCGTGTCGGTCCAGCCATATCCAAGCCTTCCGGCAAGCTGTCCCGCGACGGTGGATTTGCCGGTTCCCATGAAGCCCACGAGAACGATCTTGCTGCGCGAGGGCTGATCTTCTCCGACCACCTGATGCTCACACCTTCCCATGCGATGTCAATCTTTCAAATATCATATCATCAATTGCTAGAGACAGGGTATAAAATTCTTATTTTACCATAAGGATAGAGGAGATCATTACACCTCTTGAAGGAGGACGGCCAGCCATGCCGATGGAACAGGAACCGCAGGCGCAATCGGAGCGCAAGCTTCGCCACATTCTCGATCCAGGATCGCCGTTATGCCGGGAAGATGTCGTATGGGCGCTGGATTATATCAAAAAAAAAGTGGCCGACGAAGATTCCGCCCTAGCGGAATTATCGCAGCCACGCTTGCTCAAAAACTATCGGGGATTCGCCGAAGCGGCCATGAGCCTGCTGGCTTCGCCCCGCACCGGCCCGCTTGAGGCGGACCGGCTCCGGGGCATGCTTCGCGAAGCTCTGCACGGCCTGAAGAAGCAAGGCTGAAGTCCGGCCTGGCCGGCCTCCTCGGCTCTATCCCCGCAGCTTGCCATCAGCCCTCGCTGGATTCCATCCACTCGAAATGGAACGTGCCTTCCTTGTCCACGCGCTCGAACGTGTGGGCGCCGAAGTAGTCGCGCTGCGCCTGAAGCAGGTTGGCCGGCAGGCGCTCCGTGCGGTAGCTGTCGAAGTAGGCCAGCGCGCTGGAGAAGCCCGGCACCGGAATGCCGCTTGCTACGGCAGCCGTCACGACTTCGCGCCATGCGCCTTGATACTCCTCTACGACACCTTTGAAGTAATCGTCGAGCAGCAGGTTTTTGAGTCCCGCGTCGCGGTCGTAAGCATCCTTGATCTTCTGCAGGAAGCGGGCGCGGATGATGCAGCCGCCGCGGAAGATCATGGCGATGTCGCCGTAGCGCAGGTTCCAGTCGAACTCATCCGAAGCCGCGCGCATTTGGGCGAAGCCTTGGGCGTAGGAGCAGATCTTGCTCGCGAACAAGGCTTTGCGGACCGCTTCGATGAAAGCGGCTTTGTCGCCTTGGTACGGAGCGGCTTGCGGTCCGCTCAGCACTTTGCTGGCATGGACGCGCTCTTCCTTCATCGCGGAGAGGAATCGGGAGAAGACGGACTGCGTGATGATGGACAGCGGCACGCCGAGATCCAGGGCGCTTTGGCTCGTCCATTTGCCCGTGCCCTTTTGGCCGGCGGAATCGAGAATGACGTCGACCATCGCTTTGCCCGTCTCCGGATCCTTCTTGGAGAAGATGTCGGCCGTGATCTCGATCAGGTAGCTGTCCAGCTCGCCCTTGTTCCACTCCGTGAAAATCTCGTGCAGCTCGTCCGTGGACAGGCCCAGCACGGAGCTCAGAAGGTGGTAGGCTTCGGTGATCAGCTGCATGTCTCCGTACTCGATGCCGTTATGGACCATCTTGACGTAATGGCCGGCGCCGCCAGGTCCGATGTACGTGCAGCAAGGGTCGCCGTTCACTTTGGCGGAAATGCCGGTCAGGATCGGCTCGACGAGCTTGTAGGCCGATTCAGGGCCGCCAGGCATGATTGCAGGCCCTTTCAGCGCGCCCTCTTCGCCGCCGGATACGCCGGCGCCGACGAAGCGGAAGCCTTTGGCTTCAAGATCCTTGCTGCGGCGTTCCGTGTCGGGGAAGTAGGCGTTGCCGCCGTCGATGATGATGTCGCCTTCGCTCAGATGGGGAACGAGCTCGTCGATGACGGCGTCCGTAGGACGGCCGGCTTTGACCATGATGAGGATTTTGCGCGGCACTTCAAGGGAAGCGACGAATTCTTCGATCGTGTAGGCTGGGAACAGGTTTTTGCCGGCGGATTCCGCGACAAGCTCGTCCGTCTTTTCGCGGGAACGGTTGTATACCGATACCGTGAAGCCTTTGCTCTCAATGTTAAGCGCGAGGTTCTTGCCCATGACGGCAAGGCCGACGACGCCGATCTGCTGTTTCGACATATTGACCATTCCTTTGCTGAGTTATACAGGCGATACGCACTTCCACTAGTGTACCCTTTTTGTTCCGTTATGCAAGTCATTGTACCATGAACGCCTCCCGAAACGAATCCGGAGCAGATGAATATTGGATGAACCCTCGGCCGGAAATGCCGCGGCACTCTCTATTTCGACCGATCGGCGCGAAACGGCCCCCTTTGCCGGCAGTCCGGCTGCGGCAAAAAAGCCGGGAGCACAGGGCTCTCCGGCGATTGTCGGTTGTCTATGGCTTGCGTCTGGGACTCGCCGCTCAACTTGCTGGACGGCCCATGCTCTCGCAGCTCCAGCCGGAGGCCTCGACGACGGGCCTTGCAGCTCCAGCCGAAGACCTCGACGAAATTTCCGTCTCGGTCTTACAGCTCCAGCTGAAGCATTTCGCTTCTCATGACGGCCAGCCGCTCGCGGCTCACATCGGCCGCCGCCTCGTCGCCGCTCTTGAGAGCGTCGTGCAGCACGCACAGCTCGTAATCCAGCTCGTAGCGGAGAACGGCGGCCCGCTCCTCGGCCCGAGTCGACTGGAACGACTTGAGGATCTCCTCCAGCGTGACGACAGGACGTTTTTGATATATGATGCGGTGCTCCATTCCCGACACCTCCACCAATCGGATGATTTCGCCGAACATGATATTTTCAATGACGATCTGACGGTCCTTCATCCGTTTCACGACAGCATGGCCCCGGGTATCGCCAATCAGCTTCTCGATCAGTTCCGACAGCTTCTCATCCTTGATGATATAATCTCCCACGATTTTGTAGCGGCTCTTCATTTTCTGGAAGCGCAGCTTGACGAGCTTTCTTCCCGTGCGGATGGAGATCAGGAACTGCGCCTCGGTCTCGCTCCAATACAGGGAATACCCCTCATGAATCAAATCGCGAATGAGATTTTGGATTTGCCGGCGGTCAAATCGCAGCTCCAAATTGCAATATTCCACTTCGTAGCTTTTGTTCACGGCAATCCCTCCCTGTCTGGATAATGTTGACCAAATGTTCTGACAATTTGTTCTTACCTGTAGTTTATACTCCATCTTATGTGCTGGCAACTTGGTTTATTGACTAATTTTGAAGAAAAGGGCTGCCGCCCCCTCCCGATTGGAAGCGGTTACCTGTTCAACGCCCGCGGCTTGTCCATATCGGCCTTGCCCTGTGGTATACTATATGGACAAGACAGCCCCGGCATGACCGCTTGAGCGGAATGCGGGGCTCATTATTTACTCCGAAGGGACGACACTCTATGACAACCTCCGCCACAGCGCCGCAAACCGCTCCTGCCACTCAGGCTGACGGCCGCATCGCTCCGTTTCCCGGATTTTCCCAAAGCGACTTCGACGTATTCGCTATCCAGGGTCTCGAGCCGCGGATGGAGGCGCTCATCGGCCGCATTCGCCCGAAGCTGGAAGAGCTGGGCAGCCGCATCACCCCGCTGCTGAGCGTGCTCGCCGGGACCGAATTCTACCCGCATGTGGCCAAGCATGCCAGAAGAACCGTGAATCCTCCCAGCGACACCTGGGTCGCTTTCGCCGCCAACAAGCGCGGCTACAAGGCCCATCCCCATTTCCAGATCGGCCTGTGGGGAAGCCATGTCTTCATCCAGTTCGCCGTCATCTACGAGGCTGCCGGCAAGGCTGCATTCGCTGCCGACGCCCTGAAGCAGCTGGACGACATCCAGTCCGCCATTCCGGACTCCTACGTCTGGTCGGGAGATCATACGGTTCCCGGCGCCGTCGCCGGGTCCGCCCTTGCTCCCGGAGAGCTCGCCTCCTTGTTCGGGCGCCTGCAGAACGTCAAGGCCGCCGAAATCCTGTGCGGCATCCATATCGACCGGCATGACCCGATCCTGAAGGATGGCGAAGCTTTCGTCGCCCGAGCGGAGCAGGTCGTCGAGACGCTCATGCCCCTCTACAGGCTGGCCGTGCGATGACTGGACGACAAAGCCCCCCTGCCGGTCCGTCGAGGACCGGCAGGGGGGCTTGCTTGTCTGTTCCGGCAGCTAGGCCGGTGAAATCCGGCCGCGGCGGATGATCAGCAGATGGAGGACGAACAGCACGACGAGCGAGCCGCCGCTGATGAGGAACGGCGCATGGGAGCCGTAGCTGTCCCACAGCCGCCCGGACATGATGGAGCCGAGCACCATGCCGAGGCCTTCGATGGTGAGGAAGAAGCCCCATACCGCTCCGCGCTCCTCCTTCGGAATCGCTTTGGCGATCAAGGCGTTCCAGGCCGGAATGATGCATGCATACCCCAGTCCCACGAGGGCGACGACGAGCAAGACAAGCGTCAGCTGCCGGGTATAGCCGAGCAGAGGCAGCGCCACGGCCGCGACGAGGAAGCCTGCATGCAGGAACCAGCGGGTGCCGTAGCGGTCCACCCATTTGCCGACCGGAATCAGGCCAAGCACCGTGACGGCTCCGCCGGCCACCAGATAAGCGCTGTATTGCTGCGGGGTCAAATGCAGCACCGTCCGCGCATATTGCGTCAGGACGGGCGTCAGCAGGCCGAGCGCGAAGTTCTGGATGAACATCGCCGGATAGAGCAGCTTGCTCGCATGCAGGGATTCCCCTACCTTCTTGAAGTAGCGGCGCATCCGCGGGATCAGCGGTCCGCGCGATGCGTGAGGAGCCTGCTCCTCGAGCTTGCCCTCGATTTCCCTGGATCCTCTGCGGCCGGGCAGCGTCAAGGTGACGAGCAGGATGAGCACCAGGATAGCGCCCATCAGCCAGAAGGCGGGCTCATAACTCTTGATGATGAAGAAGTTGATGACGATCGGCCCCATGCCGACTCCGATCAGCCAGCTCATGTAGATGACGCTCATCATGCTGCCGCCGGCCTCGTCGCCGGCTACGGCCGTCGCCCCCGTAATGACGCATGGCCACAGGGGGGAGGTTCCGACGCCGAGCAGCACGCAGGCGGCAATGATCCAGCCTGTGCCCGAGGTGAAGGCGATGATGCCGACGGACGTGCAGGTGAACAGCACGCCGAGCAGCATGACCGTGCGGTAGCCGATCCGGTCGATGATCCAGCCGAGCGGGCTGCGGAAGGCGTTGTCGCCGATGTATTGGGCCGCGAGCGCCCAGCCTACGGCGTAGGCGGACAGCCCGAGGGCATCGCGCATATATACGGGCAGCACCGATACGAGCACGGCTCCTTTGACAAATTCGACTCCGAACATAATAAGAAGAAGTTTAATGACGAACGGCGAGCGAATGATCTTTTTCCCGTTCGCGGGCATCTTCAGTTCCAAGCAGCGACGAACCCCTTTCCCGATCTGAGACGGCGGGGGTTTGCAGGCTTGCATTCCCCCCCGTACATGCTATACTCATTTTTGTTTGTATACCTGAATCTGAAAGGCTGTGGATCATAGCGATGGACCATACACGCACGCCTCTCTTCAGCGCGCTTCGCCGCCACGCAGAGAACAATCCCCTGCAGTTCCATATTCCCGGACACAAGAAGGGAGTAGGCACCGATTCCGAATTCCGAGCCTTCATCGGCGACAACGCCTTGTCGATCGATTTAATCAATATAGCTCCCTTGGATGACCTTCACCAGCCGACAGGCGTAATCGAGGAATCCCAAAAATTGGCCGCCGATGCATTCGGAGCCGATTATACCTTTTTTTCCGTACAAGGCACAAGCGGCGCCATCATGACGATGATTCTGTCCGTCTGCGCGCCGGGGGACAAAATCATCGTGCCGAGAAATGTCCACAAGTCGATCATGTCTGCCATCATCTTCGCCGGCGCTCGCCCGGTGTTCATATCGCCTGCCCGCGACGCCGAGCTCGGCATCGACCACGGCATCACGACGCGCTCGGTGCGGCGCGCCCTTGAGCGTCATCCGGACGCGAAGGCCGTGCTGGTCATCAACCCGACCTACTTCGGCATCTGCGCCAATCTGAAGGAAATCGTCGATCTCGTCCACAGCTACGATATACCGGTTCTCGTCGACGAGGCGCATGGCGTCCTGATCCACTTCAACGACAAGCTTCCGATGAGCGCGATGCAGGCGGGAGCGGACATGGCTGCGACGAGCGTGCATAAGCTCGGCGGCTCCATGACACAGAGCTCCGTGCTGAACATGAAAGCCGGCCGCGTCAATCCGCATCGGGTGCAGACGATCATCAGCATGCTGACGACGACCTCGACTTCCTATATCCTGCTGGCCTCGCTGGATACTTCCCGCCGCAACCTCGCGGTCAACGGCTACGAGATGGCGGACAAGGCCATCGAGCTGGCCCAAAAGGCGCGGACGGAGATCAACGGGATCGACGGCCTCTATTGCTTCGGCAAGGAGATCCTTGGCGGCGAAGCGACATTCGACTACGATCCGACGAAATTGACCATCCATGTCCGCCATCTCGGCATTACGGGTTATGACGCGGAGAACTGGCTGAGGGACAACTTCAATCTTGAAGTCGAAATGTCGGATATGTACAACATTCTCTGCCTCATTACCCCGGGAGACAGCGAAGATACCACCCGGCAGCTGGTCGAAGCGCTGCGCGCCATGGTCGTCCATTATCCGCGAGTGGACGAAGTGCAGGAGCTGGTCGTGAAGATTCCGGAAATCCCGCAGCTGTCCCTGACGCCGCGCGAGGCTTTCTACGGCGAGACGGAAGTCGTGCCGTTCAAGGAATCCGCAGGCCGGATCATCGCCGAATTCATTTATGTCTATCCTCCCGGCATTCCGATCCTGCTTCCGGGCGAGGTCATTTCCCAGTC encodes:
- a CDS encoding DUF1054 domain-containing protein — its product is MTTSATAPQTAPATQADGRIAPFPGFSQSDFDVFAIQGLEPRMEALIGRIRPKLEELGSRITPLLSVLAGTEFYPHVAKHARRTVNPPSDTWVAFAANKRGYKAHPHFQIGLWGSHVFIQFAVIYEAAGKAAFAADALKQLDDIQSAIPDSYVWSGDHTVPGAVAGSALAPGELASLFGRLQNVKAAEILCGIHIDRHDPILKDGEAFVARAEQVVETLMPLYRLAVR
- the gndA gene encoding NADP-dependent phosphogluconate dehydrogenase yields the protein MSKQQIGVVGLAVMGKNLALNIESKGFTVSVYNRSREKTDELVAESAGKNLFPAYTIEEFVASLEVPRKILIMVKAGRPTDAVIDELVPHLSEGDIIIDGGNAYFPDTERRSKDLEAKGFRFVGAGVSGGEEGALKGPAIMPGGPESAYKLVEPILTGISAKVNGDPCCTYIGPGGAGHYVKMVHNGIEYGDMQLITEAYHLLSSVLGLSTDELHEIFTEWNKGELDSYLIEITADIFSKKDPETGKAMVDVILDSAGQKGTGKWTSQSALDLGVPLSIITQSVFSRFLSAMKEERVHASKVLSGPQAAPYQGDKAAFIEAVRKALFASKICSYAQGFAQMRAASDEFDWNLRYGDIAMIFRGGCIIRARFLQKIKDAYDRDAGLKNLLLDDYFKGVVEEYQGAWREVVTAAVASGIPVPGFSSALAYFDSYRTERLPANLLQAQRDYFGAHTFERVDKEGTFHFEWMESSEG
- a CDS encoding MFS transporter, with translation MELKMPANGKKIIRSPFVIKLLLIMFGVEFVKGAVLVSVLPVYMRDALGLSAYAVGWALAAQYIGDNAFRSPLGWIIDRIGYRTVMLLGVLFTCTSVGIIAFTSGTGWIIAACVLLGVGTSPLWPCVITGATAVAGDEAGGSMMSVIYMSWLIGVGMGPIVINFFIIKSYEPAFWLMGAILVLILLVTLTLPGRRGSREIEGKLEEQAPHASRGPLIPRMRRYFKKVGESLHASKLLYPAMFIQNFALGLLTPVLTQYARTVLHLTPQQYSAYLVAGGAVTVLGLIPVGKWVDRYGTRWFLHAGFLVAAVALPLLGYTRQLTLVLLVVALVGLGYACIIPAWNALIAKAIPKEERGAVWGFFLTIEGLGMVLGSIMSGRLWDSYGSHAPFLISGGSLVVLFVLHLLIIRRGRISPA
- a CDS encoding CoA-binding protein, with product MAFENPARDEIKKLLEQNPVVAVVGLSDNPERTSHSVSAAMKDRGYRIIPVNPAAPAILGETSYASLLDVPEPIGIVNVFRRSEFTPAIAREAVQAGAKVLWLQLGVYSEEAADIARAGGLTVIMDRCIKVEDSILRPTIGG
- a CDS encoding shikimate kinase; the encoded protein is MVGEDQPSRSKIVLVGFMGTGKSTVAGQLAGRLGYGWTDTDSEVVAAEGCSIAELFARHGEPYFRQAETRALTRLLTADTPLVIATGGGTVLSEANRELMLRHGFVAALRASEAVIVERVAGDTARPLLAGDPAAKVRELMKARSGAYDFAQLSVDTDGLDPGAVAESVLSGYLGTSGLYRVSE
- a CDS encoding glucose PTS transporter subunit IIA; translation: MKFMGNLQQLGRAVMLPMIILPAAAICLSLSTLPWETLGLPSLGEYLSVAGYSLFAFLPYLFAAGVAWGTSSNGGASALSALAGMFIYTGIVKYSHYDIEPTVLIGALIGMLSGYSYERFKSIRLPEYIQFFGGPRFVPLFVSFVSVLFSVAMIGIAPLLGKGLLLLGDVVSSAGGFGVFLYGFLHRILVVFGLHHLLNHVFWFQVGGYRLPSGEMVNGDLPRFFAGDPTAGAFMAGLYPTMMFALPAIAIAIIQEAREDLKPKIRKTFLTAALASFLTGVSEPVEFAFLFVAPYLFVIHALLSGVIMWLVYELGILHGFSFSAGAIDYILNMHLATKGWLLLPIGVIVFILYYGLFRWAIRRFRIPTPGREEGSALDDWAEDIPSRAPLILQAIGGKANLDTMEACITRLRLKLKNDRLLDNTALRDLGAAGVIRLGGGNVQIVFGTFSELIREEIVKTMQRDSAQVLFSSPVQGRMIPLEEVPDPIFSGKLVGDGVAFLPDRGELVAPVRGKVIILYPTMHAIGLRTGEGLEVLLHIGIDTSSLKDGSYFQAAVKEGDDVAPGQLLISFDLQKLRAESKSLATPMVITNSQLVRSWGFGAFKSVKKGQSSVMSVMLKERKDSHVGGIRP
- a CDS encoding aminotransferase class I/II-fold pyridoxal phosphate-dependent enzyme; translation: MDHTRTPLFSALRRHAENNPLQFHIPGHKKGVGTDSEFRAFIGDNALSIDLINIAPLDDLHQPTGVIEESQKLAADAFGADYTFFSVQGTSGAIMTMILSVCAPGDKIIVPRNVHKSIMSAIIFAGARPVFISPARDAELGIDHGITTRSVRRALERHPDAKAVLVINPTYFGICANLKEIVDLVHSYDIPVLVDEAHGVLIHFNDKLPMSAMQAGADMAATSVHKLGGSMTQSSVLNMKAGRVNPHRVQTIISMLTTTSTSYILLASLDTSRRNLAVNGYEMADKAIELAQKARTEINGIDGLYCFGKEILGGEATFDYDPTKLTIHVRHLGITGYDAENWLRDNFNLEVEMSDMYNILCLITPGDSEDTTRQLVEALRAMVVHYPRVDEVQELVVKIPEIPQLSLTPREAFYGETEVVPFKESAGRIIAEFIYVYPPGIPILLPGEVISQSNIDYIIDHVEVGLPVKGPEDRSIQYVKVIVEESAIF
- the aroA gene encoding 3-phosphoshikimate 1-carboxyvinyltransferase; protein product: MDVIVTPTPELKGSIQALSSKNYTTRYLLVAALAEGTSTIYYPAHSEDSDAMRRCIRDLGAELQEDDEKIVIKGFGSRPRDVKELNVGNAGAVLRFLMGIAALCPEVTFVNAYPDSLGKRPHHDLIDSLRQMGVEVDDHEGKLPITIRGGSAKGGRIAVSGSVSSQFLSALLFLAPLLQEDSEIEVLHDLKSKVVIGQTLEVLEEAGIVVEASEDLMSYRIPGGQRYAARTYRVQGDYPGSAAVLAAAAVTRSDIVIHGLPEKSRQGERAVVDVLRMMEVPLEHKDGDIRVRGNGRLKAVEFDGDAATDAVLAMVAAAVHAEGTSRFYNVENLRYKECDRITDYLAELRKAGADVEEKRDEIIVHGKPEGLEGGVEINAHYDHRVIMALTVVGLRCRKPLRIKDAHHVAKSYPIYFDHLQALGAQVEWTESK